A region of Rhodamnia argentea isolate NSW1041297 chromosome 9, ASM2092103v1, whole genome shotgun sequence DNA encodes the following proteins:
- the LOC115730650 gene encoding disease resistance protein L6-like isoform X1 — MASSDAGTSSGSDYQVFLSFRGPDTRIGFTDFLFHSLTDAGICVFRDDEELRVGERIDGSLLRAIDNSRIYIPVFSRNYASSPWCLRELVQIVASTFKSEGNKAILPIFLDVEPNDVKLKTPLYRDAILNLEREKKLSSEQVDAWREALMEVDAIKGWEAKKYRGHGELIRLVVEEVVQKLKTKHRSVIEHLVGIDDHVAALSKLLDINSNGVRLIKIHGMGGIGKTTLAKVVFNQLSSHFGKCCCFLEDVRARSLRTDGLVDLQKRLLFEIGHPAGTKGIEEIDHGMKRIGEVLCSKKVLIVLDDVDNNEQVEKLVGKSTFYSGSRILITTRNKDVLRINTPKCQILDYEMEVMSTECALELFSKHAFNKDSPLDDYNDLSREIVYSTGRLPLAVEVIGSFLYQKPQELWKETLEKLRRAPHEDVFGKLKISYDALNFEQQQIFLDIASFFIGEDKLNAIYMWKDCEFSPDIGVAVLINMSSIKIVENKLRMHDQLRDLGRKIVHQENPTNPKERSRIWIWDEGLEAIRSREMNNNVQALSLETSRRHPHNVVVRSEEIGRFEHLRFLKLSGLTLVGDAANHLTKLRWISLSWPLQINKWPTMSLKNVVVLEFYAVDFLDDSRLRSLIKMAAKLKVLSLKYCWNITGTPDFSGCPNLERLTFEDCSKLRKIDGSIGMLKCPIDLKINRCDSLKHLPEEIGDLVNLQYFFVACSEIKELPSSIWKLKSLRELHFQGNIYQELDPANSWELPSAIGMLQNLEVLQVNSRSLKGELALAIGSLPFLRILNLSRTGITGIPKSISMLPRLQRIELVGCNMIQELPMLPTSLTHLRVSSKSLLVVPDLSNLTNLVELDLSDGGGYLDDRFPPEKGVGDKLHCTGELGWIGKLSKLTKLSIRLHKVPIPTEMAPLPLLNELALFNLDLQTFPQLPLSLQKLSLDNVNIVGSLSPNLRNLSCLHICWSPTQEIQLDGLQLPQLKELHVLGCGYLERLSLSRMRKLREVKVVYCPKLVEIQFSTVFESLEALSIEVCESFERIVYESADELISCEGRLIFPSRVLSKLRNLTL, encoded by the exons ATGGCGAGCTCAGACGCAGGAACGTCGTCAGGAAGCGATTATCaagttttcttgagttttagagggcCGGATACTCGAATTGGATTCACGGACTTCCTCTTCCATAGCTTGACCGACGCTGGAATTTGTGTCTTTCGAGACGACGAAGAGCTCCGCGTCGGTGAAAGGATCGATGGATCACTTCTACGAGCGATCGACAACTCCAGGATTTACATACCCGTCTTCTCTCGAAACTATGCTTCGAGCCCAtggtgcctccgcgagctcGTGCAAATCGTGGCAAGTACCTTCAAATCGGAAGGTAATAAAGCGATCCTGCCTATTTTCCTCGATGTGGAACCTAACGATGTTAAGCTGAAAACCCCACTGTATCGCGATGCCATACTCAATCTGGAGCgcgagaagaagttgagcagTGAGCAAGTCGATGCTTGGAGAGAGGCTCTCATGGAGGTTGATGCGATAAAGGGATGGGAAGCGAAGAAGTACAGAGG CCACGGGGAACTAATCAGATTGGTGGTTGAGGAGGTTGTGCAGAAGTTGAAGACAAAACATAGATCGGTGATCGAACACTTAGTTGGAATCGATGATCATGTAGCAGCTTTAAGCAAATTATTAGACATCAATTCCAATGGTGTGCGACTCATTAAGATTCATGGCATGGGGGGTATCGGTAAAACGACTCTCGCTAAGGTCGTGTTCAACCaactctcttctcattttggaAAGTGTTGTTGTTTCCTCGAAGATGTTCGAGCGAGGTCATTAAGAACTGATGGCTTAGTTGACTTGCAAAAAAGGTTATTATTTGAAATCGGCCATCCTGCGGGAACAAAGGGCATAGAGGAAATTGACCATGGAATGAAGAGGATTGGAGAAGTACTTTGCAGTAAGAAAGTGCTCATTGTACTTGATGACGTTGATAACAACGAACAAGTGGAGAAATTAGTTGGAAAGAGTACTTTCTATTCGGGATCCAGAATATTGATTACAACTAGAAATAAAGATGTTTTACGAATCAATACACCAAAGTGTCAAATTTTAGATTATGAAATGGAGGTGATGAGTACTGAATGTGCACTTGAGCTTTTCAGCAAGCATGCATTTAACAAAGACTCGCCTTTAGATGATTACAATGATCTTTCAAGGGAAATTGTATATTCTACTGGAAGACTTCCGTTGGCTGTTGAGGTAATTGGTTCGTTCCTCTACCAAAAACCGCAAGAATTATGGAAAGAGACATTGGAAAAGTTAAGAAGAGCACCTCACGAGgatgtttttggaaaattgaaGATCAGCTATGATGCCTTAAATTtcgagcaacaacaaattttcctcgatattgcaAGCTTTTTCATTGGTGAAGATAAGTTGAATGCAATctacatgtggaaagattgtgagtTTTCCCCGGATATTGGAGTGGCTGTCCTTATTAACATGTCTTCGATAAAGATTGTGGAGAACAAGTTACGGATGCACGATCAACTTAGAGATCTTGGAAGGAAGATCGTTCATCAAGAAAATCCAACAAATCCTAAGGAGCGGAGTAGGATATGGATTTGGGACGAGGGCCTCGAAGCAATAAGATCAAGGGAG ATGAACAATAACGTTCAAGCACTATCGCTTGAGACATCTCGCCGACATCCCCATAATGTCGTCGTTCGAAGTGAAGAGATTGGAAGGTTTGAACATCTAAGATTTCTCAAATTATCTGGTTTAACCCTTGTTGGCGATGCAGCAAATCATCTTACCAAATTAAGATGGATTTCTTTGAGTTGGCCTCTGCAAATCAATAAATGGCCCACCATGTCCCTAAAGAATGTAgttgttcttgaattttatgcGGTTGACTTCTTAGATGATTCGAGATTACGAAGCTTAATTAAG ATGGcagcaaaattgaaagttctttctcttaAATATTGTTGGAACATAACTGGAACACCAGATTTCTCTGGATGCCCGAATTTAGAGAGGCTTACTTTCGAAGATTGttccaaattgaggaaaattgacGGCTCTATTGGGATGTTGAAGTGTCCGATAGACTTGAAGATTAATCGCTGCGATTCTCTTAAACATTTGCCTGAAGAAATCGGAGACTTAGTGAATTTGCAGTATTTCTTCGTAGCTTGTAGTGAAATAAAGGAACTCCCAAGTTCCATATGGAAGTTGAAATCATTACGTGAGTTGCACTTTCAAGGCAATATTTATCAGGAATTAGATCCAGCAAATTCGTGGGAGTTACCTAGTGCTATTGGAATGCTCCAGAATTTGGAAGTGCTTCAAGTCAATAGTCGCTCTTTAAAAGGTGAACTTGCTTTGGCGATCGGAAGTTTGCCCTTTCTAAGAATCCTCAATCTATCAAGGACTGGTATTACTGGAATTCCAAAGAGCATCAGCATGCTTCCTCGACTGCAAAGAATTGAGTTGGTGGGCTGTAATATGATTCAAGAATTGCCGATGCTCCCAACGAGTTTGACCCATCTAAGAGTGTCATCTAAATCTTTGCTTGTAGTCCCGGATCTCTCGAACTTGACTAATTTGGTTGAATTGGATCTAAGTGATGGTGGAGGTTATCTAGATGATAGATTTCCACCAGAAAAAGGAGTAGGAGATAAACTTCATTGTACCGGTGAGTTAGGGTGGATTGGGAAGTTATCCAAGCTGACCAAATTGAGCATCAGACTTCACAAAGTCCCTATTCCTACTGAGATGGCTCCCCTTCCTCTGCTAAACGAACTGGCTTTGTTCAATTTGGACCTGCAAACCTTTCCGCAACTCCCCTTATCTCTGCAAAAGCTAAGCCTTGATAATGTCAATATAGTTGGCTCACTCTCTCCGAACCTGAGAAATTTGTCATGTTTACACATCTGTTGGTCTCCAACGCAAGAAATTCAACTTGATGGGCTTCAACTTCCACAGCTAAAGGAGTTGCACGTGCTAGGTTGTGGATACCTCGAGAGATTGAGTCTATCAAGAATGAGGAAGCTGAGGGAAGTCAAGGTGGTTTATTGTCCAAAGCTAGTTGAGATCCAATTTTCTACGGTGTTCGAATCACTGGAGGCATTGTCTATTGAAGTTTGCGAGTCCTTCGAAAGGATAGTTTATGAGTCTGCTGATGAGTTGATTAGTTGTGAGGGGAGACTAATCTTCCCATCTCGAGTCTTAAGTAAGTTGCGTAATCTCACACTGTAG
- the LOC115730650 gene encoding disease resistance protein L6-like isoform X2 has translation MASSDAGTSSGSDYQVFLSFRGPDTRIGFTDFLFHSLTDAGICVFRDDEELRVGERIDGSLLRAIDNSRIYIPVFSRNYASSPWCLRELVQIVASTFKSEGNKAILPIFLDVEPNDVKLKTPLYRDAILNLEREKKLSSEQVDAWREALMEVDAIKGWEAKKYRGHGELIRLVVEEVVQKLKTKHRSVIEHLVGIDDHVAALSKLLDINSNGVRLIKIHGMGGIGKTTLAKVVFNQLSSHFGKCCCFLEDVRARSLRTDGLVDLQKRLLFEIGHPAGTKGIEEIDHGMKRIGEVLCSKKVLIVLDDVDNNEQVEKLVGKSTFYSGSRILITTRNKDVLRINTPKCQILDYEMEVMSTECALELFSKHAFNKDSPLDDYNDLSREIVYSTGRLPLAVEVIGSFLYQKPQELWKETLEKLRRAPHEDVFGKLKISYDALNFEQQQIFLDIASFFIGEDKLNAIYMWKDCEFSPDIGVAVLINMSSIKIVENKLRMHDQLRDLGRKIVHQENPTNPKERSRIWIWDEGLEAIRSREMNNNVQALSLETSRRHPHNVVVRSEEIGRFEHLRFLKLSGLTLVGDAANHLTKLRWISLSWPLQINKWPTMSLKNVVVLEFYAVDFLDDSRLRSLIKMAAKLKVLSLKYCWNITGTPDFSGCPNLERLTFEDCSKLRKIDGSIGMLKCPIDLKINRCDSLKHLPEEIGDLVNLQYFFVACSEIKELPSSIWKLKSLRELHFQGNIYQELDPANSWELPSAIGMLQNLEVLQVNSRSLKGELALAIGSLPFLRILNLSRTGITGIPKSISMLPRLQRIELVGCNMIQELPMLPTSLTHLRVSSKSLLVVPDLSNLTNLVELDLSDGGGVGDKLHCTGELGWIGKLSKLTKLSIRLHKVPIPTEMAPLPLLNELALFNLDLQTFPQLPLSLQKLSLDNVNIVGSLSPNLRNLSCLHICWSPTQEIQLDGLQLPQLKELHVLGCGYLERLSLSRMRKLREVKVVYCPKLVEIQFSTVFESLEALSIEVCESFERIVYESADELISCEGRLIFPSRVLSKLRNLTL, from the exons ATGGCGAGCTCAGACGCAGGAACGTCGTCAGGAAGCGATTATCaagttttcttgagttttagagggcCGGATACTCGAATTGGATTCACGGACTTCCTCTTCCATAGCTTGACCGACGCTGGAATTTGTGTCTTTCGAGACGACGAAGAGCTCCGCGTCGGTGAAAGGATCGATGGATCACTTCTACGAGCGATCGACAACTCCAGGATTTACATACCCGTCTTCTCTCGAAACTATGCTTCGAGCCCAtggtgcctccgcgagctcGTGCAAATCGTGGCAAGTACCTTCAAATCGGAAGGTAATAAAGCGATCCTGCCTATTTTCCTCGATGTGGAACCTAACGATGTTAAGCTGAAAACCCCACTGTATCGCGATGCCATACTCAATCTGGAGCgcgagaagaagttgagcagTGAGCAAGTCGATGCTTGGAGAGAGGCTCTCATGGAGGTTGATGCGATAAAGGGATGGGAAGCGAAGAAGTACAGAGG CCACGGGGAACTAATCAGATTGGTGGTTGAGGAGGTTGTGCAGAAGTTGAAGACAAAACATAGATCGGTGATCGAACACTTAGTTGGAATCGATGATCATGTAGCAGCTTTAAGCAAATTATTAGACATCAATTCCAATGGTGTGCGACTCATTAAGATTCATGGCATGGGGGGTATCGGTAAAACGACTCTCGCTAAGGTCGTGTTCAACCaactctcttctcattttggaAAGTGTTGTTGTTTCCTCGAAGATGTTCGAGCGAGGTCATTAAGAACTGATGGCTTAGTTGACTTGCAAAAAAGGTTATTATTTGAAATCGGCCATCCTGCGGGAACAAAGGGCATAGAGGAAATTGACCATGGAATGAAGAGGATTGGAGAAGTACTTTGCAGTAAGAAAGTGCTCATTGTACTTGATGACGTTGATAACAACGAACAAGTGGAGAAATTAGTTGGAAAGAGTACTTTCTATTCGGGATCCAGAATATTGATTACAACTAGAAATAAAGATGTTTTACGAATCAATACACCAAAGTGTCAAATTTTAGATTATGAAATGGAGGTGATGAGTACTGAATGTGCACTTGAGCTTTTCAGCAAGCATGCATTTAACAAAGACTCGCCTTTAGATGATTACAATGATCTTTCAAGGGAAATTGTATATTCTACTGGAAGACTTCCGTTGGCTGTTGAGGTAATTGGTTCGTTCCTCTACCAAAAACCGCAAGAATTATGGAAAGAGACATTGGAAAAGTTAAGAAGAGCACCTCACGAGgatgtttttggaaaattgaaGATCAGCTATGATGCCTTAAATTtcgagcaacaacaaattttcctcgatattgcaAGCTTTTTCATTGGTGAAGATAAGTTGAATGCAATctacatgtggaaagattgtgagtTTTCCCCGGATATTGGAGTGGCTGTCCTTATTAACATGTCTTCGATAAAGATTGTGGAGAACAAGTTACGGATGCACGATCAACTTAGAGATCTTGGAAGGAAGATCGTTCATCAAGAAAATCCAACAAATCCTAAGGAGCGGAGTAGGATATGGATTTGGGACGAGGGCCTCGAAGCAATAAGATCAAGGGAG ATGAACAATAACGTTCAAGCACTATCGCTTGAGACATCTCGCCGACATCCCCATAATGTCGTCGTTCGAAGTGAAGAGATTGGAAGGTTTGAACATCTAAGATTTCTCAAATTATCTGGTTTAACCCTTGTTGGCGATGCAGCAAATCATCTTACCAAATTAAGATGGATTTCTTTGAGTTGGCCTCTGCAAATCAATAAATGGCCCACCATGTCCCTAAAGAATGTAgttgttcttgaattttatgcGGTTGACTTCTTAGATGATTCGAGATTACGAAGCTTAATTAAG ATGGcagcaaaattgaaagttctttctcttaAATATTGTTGGAACATAACTGGAACACCAGATTTCTCTGGATGCCCGAATTTAGAGAGGCTTACTTTCGAAGATTGttccaaattgaggaaaattgacGGCTCTATTGGGATGTTGAAGTGTCCGATAGACTTGAAGATTAATCGCTGCGATTCTCTTAAACATTTGCCTGAAGAAATCGGAGACTTAGTGAATTTGCAGTATTTCTTCGTAGCTTGTAGTGAAATAAAGGAACTCCCAAGTTCCATATGGAAGTTGAAATCATTACGTGAGTTGCACTTTCAAGGCAATATTTATCAGGAATTAGATCCAGCAAATTCGTGGGAGTTACCTAGTGCTATTGGAATGCTCCAGAATTTGGAAGTGCTTCAAGTCAATAGTCGCTCTTTAAAAGGTGAACTTGCTTTGGCGATCGGAAGTTTGCCCTTTCTAAGAATCCTCAATCTATCAAGGACTGGTATTACTGGAATTCCAAAGAGCATCAGCATGCTTCCTCGACTGCAAAGAATTGAGTTGGTGGGCTGTAATATGATTCAAGAATTGCCGATGCTCCCAACGAGTTTGACCCATCTAAGAGTGTCATCTAAATCTTTGCTTGTAGTCCCGGATCTCTCGAACTTGACTAATTTGGTTGAATTGGATCTAAGTGATGGTGGAG GAGTAGGAGATAAACTTCATTGTACCGGTGAGTTAGGGTGGATTGGGAAGTTATCCAAGCTGACCAAATTGAGCATCAGACTTCACAAAGTCCCTATTCCTACTGAGATGGCTCCCCTTCCTCTGCTAAACGAACTGGCTTTGTTCAATTTGGACCTGCAAACCTTTCCGCAACTCCCCTTATCTCTGCAAAAGCTAAGCCTTGATAATGTCAATATAGTTGGCTCACTCTCTCCGAACCTGAGAAATTTGTCATGTTTACACATCTGTTGGTCTCCAACGCAAGAAATTCAACTTGATGGGCTTCAACTTCCACAGCTAAAGGAGTTGCACGTGCTAGGTTGTGGATACCTCGAGAGATTGAGTCTATCAAGAATGAGGAAGCTGAGGGAAGTCAAGGTGGTTTATTGTCCAAAGCTAGTTGAGATCCAATTTTCTACGGTGTTCGAATCACTGGAGGCATTGTCTATTGAAGTTTGCGAGTCCTTCGAAAGGATAGTTTATGAGTCTGCTGATGAGTTGATTAGTTGTGAGGGGAGACTAATCTTCCCATCTCGAGTCTTAAGTAAGTTGCGTAATCTCACACTGTAG
- the LOC115730650 gene encoding disease resistance protein L6-like isoform X3 yields MASSDAGTSSGSDYQVFLSFRGPDTRIGFTDFLFHSLTDAGICVFRDDEELRVGERIDGSLLRAIDNSRIYIPVFSRNYASSPWCLRELVQIVASTFKSEGNKAILPIFLDVEPNDVKLKTPLYRDAILNLEREKKLSSEQVDAWREALMEVDAIKGWEAKKYRGHGELIRLVVEEVVQKLKTKHRSVIEHLVGIDDHVAALSKLLDINSNGVRLIKIHGMGGIGKTTLAKVVFNQLSSHFGKCCCFLEDVRARSLRTDGLVDLQKRLLFEIGHPAGTKGIEEIDHGMKRIGEVLCSKKVLIVLDDVDNNEQVEKLVGKSTFYSGSRILITTRNKDVLRINTPKCQILDYEMEVMSTECALELFSKHAFNKDSPLDDYNDLSREIVYSTGRLPLAVEVIGSFLYQKPQELWKETLEKLRRAPHEDVFGKLKISYDALNFEQQQIFLDIASFFIGEDKLNAIYMWKDCEFSPDIGVAVLINMSSIKIVENKLRMHDQLRDLGRKIVHQENPTNPKERSRIWIWDEGLEAIRSREMNNNVQALSLETSRRHPHNVVVRSEEIGRFEHLRFLKLSGLTLVGDAANHLTKLRWISLSWPLQINKWPTMSLKNVVVLEFYAVDFLDDSRLRSLIKMAAKLKVLSLKYCWNITGTPDFSGCPNLERLTFEDCSKLRKIDGSIGMLKCPIDLKINRCDSLKHLPEEIGDLVNLQYFFVACSEIKELPSSIWKLKSLRELHFQGNIYQELDPANSWELPSAIGMLQNLEVLQVNSRSLKGELALAIGSLPFLRILNLSRTGITGIPKSISMLPRLQRIELVGCNMIQELPMLPTSLTHLRVSSKSLLVVPDLSNLTNLVELDLKKGVGDKLHCTGELGWIGKLSKLTKLSIRLHKVPIPTEMAPLPLLNELALFNLDLQTFPQLPLSLQKLSLDNVNIVGSLSPNLRNLSCLHICWSPTQEIQLDGLQLPQLKELHVLGCGYLERLSLSRMRKLREVKVVYCPKLVEIQFSTVFESLEALSIEVCESFERIVYESADELISCEGRLIFPSRVLSKLRNLTL; encoded by the exons ATGGCGAGCTCAGACGCAGGAACGTCGTCAGGAAGCGATTATCaagttttcttgagttttagagggcCGGATACTCGAATTGGATTCACGGACTTCCTCTTCCATAGCTTGACCGACGCTGGAATTTGTGTCTTTCGAGACGACGAAGAGCTCCGCGTCGGTGAAAGGATCGATGGATCACTTCTACGAGCGATCGACAACTCCAGGATTTACATACCCGTCTTCTCTCGAAACTATGCTTCGAGCCCAtggtgcctccgcgagctcGTGCAAATCGTGGCAAGTACCTTCAAATCGGAAGGTAATAAAGCGATCCTGCCTATTTTCCTCGATGTGGAACCTAACGATGTTAAGCTGAAAACCCCACTGTATCGCGATGCCATACTCAATCTGGAGCgcgagaagaagttgagcagTGAGCAAGTCGATGCTTGGAGAGAGGCTCTCATGGAGGTTGATGCGATAAAGGGATGGGAAGCGAAGAAGTACAGAGG CCACGGGGAACTAATCAGATTGGTGGTTGAGGAGGTTGTGCAGAAGTTGAAGACAAAACATAGATCGGTGATCGAACACTTAGTTGGAATCGATGATCATGTAGCAGCTTTAAGCAAATTATTAGACATCAATTCCAATGGTGTGCGACTCATTAAGATTCATGGCATGGGGGGTATCGGTAAAACGACTCTCGCTAAGGTCGTGTTCAACCaactctcttctcattttggaAAGTGTTGTTGTTTCCTCGAAGATGTTCGAGCGAGGTCATTAAGAACTGATGGCTTAGTTGACTTGCAAAAAAGGTTATTATTTGAAATCGGCCATCCTGCGGGAACAAAGGGCATAGAGGAAATTGACCATGGAATGAAGAGGATTGGAGAAGTACTTTGCAGTAAGAAAGTGCTCATTGTACTTGATGACGTTGATAACAACGAACAAGTGGAGAAATTAGTTGGAAAGAGTACTTTCTATTCGGGATCCAGAATATTGATTACAACTAGAAATAAAGATGTTTTACGAATCAATACACCAAAGTGTCAAATTTTAGATTATGAAATGGAGGTGATGAGTACTGAATGTGCACTTGAGCTTTTCAGCAAGCATGCATTTAACAAAGACTCGCCTTTAGATGATTACAATGATCTTTCAAGGGAAATTGTATATTCTACTGGAAGACTTCCGTTGGCTGTTGAGGTAATTGGTTCGTTCCTCTACCAAAAACCGCAAGAATTATGGAAAGAGACATTGGAAAAGTTAAGAAGAGCACCTCACGAGgatgtttttggaaaattgaaGATCAGCTATGATGCCTTAAATTtcgagcaacaacaaattttcctcgatattgcaAGCTTTTTCATTGGTGAAGATAAGTTGAATGCAATctacatgtggaaagattgtgagtTTTCCCCGGATATTGGAGTGGCTGTCCTTATTAACATGTCTTCGATAAAGATTGTGGAGAACAAGTTACGGATGCACGATCAACTTAGAGATCTTGGAAGGAAGATCGTTCATCAAGAAAATCCAACAAATCCTAAGGAGCGGAGTAGGATATGGATTTGGGACGAGGGCCTCGAAGCAATAAGATCAAGGGAG ATGAACAATAACGTTCAAGCACTATCGCTTGAGACATCTCGCCGACATCCCCATAATGTCGTCGTTCGAAGTGAAGAGATTGGAAGGTTTGAACATCTAAGATTTCTCAAATTATCTGGTTTAACCCTTGTTGGCGATGCAGCAAATCATCTTACCAAATTAAGATGGATTTCTTTGAGTTGGCCTCTGCAAATCAATAAATGGCCCACCATGTCCCTAAAGAATGTAgttgttcttgaattttatgcGGTTGACTTCTTAGATGATTCGAGATTACGAAGCTTAATTAAG ATGGcagcaaaattgaaagttctttctcttaAATATTGTTGGAACATAACTGGAACACCAGATTTCTCTGGATGCCCGAATTTAGAGAGGCTTACTTTCGAAGATTGttccaaattgaggaaaattgacGGCTCTATTGGGATGTTGAAGTGTCCGATAGACTTGAAGATTAATCGCTGCGATTCTCTTAAACATTTGCCTGAAGAAATCGGAGACTTAGTGAATTTGCAGTATTTCTTCGTAGCTTGTAGTGAAATAAAGGAACTCCCAAGTTCCATATGGAAGTTGAAATCATTACGTGAGTTGCACTTTCAAGGCAATATTTATCAGGAATTAGATCCAGCAAATTCGTGGGAGTTACCTAGTGCTATTGGAATGCTCCAGAATTTGGAAGTGCTTCAAGTCAATAGTCGCTCTTTAAAAGGTGAACTTGCTTTGGCGATCGGAAGTTTGCCCTTTCTAAGAATCCTCAATCTATCAAGGACTGGTATTACTGGAATTCCAAAGAGCATCAGCATGCTTCCTCGACTGCAAAGAATTGAGTTGGTGGGCTGTAATATGATTCAAGAATTGCCGATGCTCCCAACGAGTTTGACCCATCTAAGAGTGTCATCTAAATCTTTGCTTGTAGTCCCGGATCTCTCGAACTTGACTAATTTGGTTGAATTGGATCTAA AAAAAGGAGTAGGAGATAAACTTCATTGTACCGGTGAGTTAGGGTGGATTGGGAAGTTATCCAAGCTGACCAAATTGAGCATCAGACTTCACAAAGTCCCTATTCCTACTGAGATGGCTCCCCTTCCTCTGCTAAACGAACTGGCTTTGTTCAATTTGGACCTGCAAACCTTTCCGCAACTCCCCTTATCTCTGCAAAAGCTAAGCCTTGATAATGTCAATATAGTTGGCTCACTCTCTCCGAACCTGAGAAATTTGTCATGTTTACACATCTGTTGGTCTCCAACGCAAGAAATTCAACTTGATGGGCTTCAACTTCCACAGCTAAAGGAGTTGCACGTGCTAGGTTGTGGATACCTCGAGAGATTGAGTCTATCAAGAATGAGGAAGCTGAGGGAAGTCAAGGTGGTTTATTGTCCAAAGCTAGTTGAGATCCAATTTTCTACGGTGTTCGAATCACTGGAGGCATTGTCTATTGAAGTTTGCGAGTCCTTCGAAAGGATAGTTTATGAGTCTGCTGATGAGTTGATTAGTTGTGAGGGGAGACTAATCTTCCCATCTCGAGTCTTAAGTAAGTTGCGTAATCTCACACTGTAG